From Bacillus sp. FSL K6-3431, the proteins below share one genomic window:
- a CDS encoding D-alanine--D-alanine ligase has translation MKINLCLLYGGKSAEHEVSLQTAKAVSQALNTDKFAVYPIYITKEGKWTKGKELTEPVRDVKELTFINDGEEIVPHALNSKLVLGDNEDRGFDVVFPLLHGPNGEDGTVQGMLELLNIPYVGNGVLSSSAAMDKVIMKNLFAQEGLDQVKFVWFIRTAWESAPETAYEKVESELGYPCFVKPANLGSSVGISKCENRNELEIAFSEAFKYDRKIIIEEGVTAREIEVGVLGNDDPECSVAGEIVPKKGFYDYQSKYVDGNTALVIPADISVQQYTELKDMAERAFKVLDCSGLVRADFFITSDGRTIINEVNTMPGFTPFSMFPLLWKHTGLEYPELIERMIQLALERHQEKQNIIHTF, from the coding sequence ATGAAAATCAATCTTTGTTTATTATATGGAGGAAAATCAGCAGAACACGAAGTATCACTGCAAACAGCTAAGGCTGTTAGCCAAGCGTTAAATACAGATAAATTCGCTGTTTATCCAATTTATATTACTAAAGAAGGTAAGTGGACTAAGGGAAAAGAGTTAACTGAACCGGTCAGAGATGTAAAAGAACTTACATTTATTAATGATGGGGAAGAAATTGTTCCGCATGCATTGAATTCAAAATTAGTGTTAGGCGATAACGAAGATAGAGGATTTGATGTAGTATTTCCGCTGCTACATGGACCGAATGGGGAAGACGGGACAGTACAAGGAATGCTGGAATTGTTAAATATTCCTTATGTTGGGAACGGTGTTCTTTCTTCATCTGCAGCCATGGATAAGGTAATTATGAAAAATCTATTTGCCCAAGAAGGATTGGATCAAGTAAAATTTGTTTGGTTCATTCGCACTGCATGGGAATCGGCTCCGGAAACGGCGTATGAAAAAGTTGAAAGTGAGCTTGGATATCCTTGTTTTGTAAAACCTGCAAACCTAGGTTCAAGTGTGGGGATTAGTAAGTGTGAAAACCGAAATGAGCTTGAAATTGCTTTCTCGGAAGCATTTAAATATGATAGGAAAATTATTATCGAAGAAGGTGTCACAGCTAGAGAGATTGAAGTAGGGGTGCTTGGAAATGATGATCCAGAATGCTCTGTTGCTGGTGAAATTGTTCCGAAAAAAGGATTTTATGATTATCAATCAAAATATGTAGATGGAAATACCGCTCTTGTCATTCCGGCAGATATATCTGTACAACAATATACGGAATTAAAAGATATGGCAGAAAGAGCTTTTAAGGTACTCGATTGTTCTGGACTTGTAAGAGCAGACTTTTTTATCACAAGTGATGGTCGAACAATCATAAATGAAGTAAATACAATGCCAGGTTTCACTCCATTTAGCATGTTTCCACTTTTATGGA